A part of Carettochelys insculpta isolate YL-2023 chromosome 1, ASM3395843v1, whole genome shotgun sequence genomic DNA contains:
- the LOC142001810 gene encoding olfactory receptor 52E2-like, which yields MSDPNTTYFSNPSHFILLGIPGLEAAYVWISIPFCAMYTITLLGNFTILFIVKVDLSLHEPMYYFLCMLAFTDLVLSTSTIPKMLGIFWFNSREIGFNACLVQLYFIHSFSVIESGIFVAMGFDRYVAICHPLRHSAILNNHMVAKISLAVMLRGGILALPYPFLARHWPYCRTNIIPYTQCEHMDVVRLACADIRVSSYYGLFVLICRIGLDVLFITVSYIQILRAIFHLPTKEARLKTFGTCTSHICVILTFYIPTVFSSLAARFGYNIPLHFYILISNIYLLVPPMLNPIIYGVRTKQIRDRLLQLVT from the coding sequence ATGTCAGATCCAAACACAACTTACTTTTCCAACCCCTCCCACTTCATACTGCTGGGGattcctggcctggaggcagcctatgtctggatctccatccccttctgtgccATGTACACAATTACTCTCTTGGGGAATTTCACCATCTTGTTCATTGTGAAGGTGGATCTGAGCcttcatgagcccatgtactatttcctctgcatgttgGCCTTCACTGACCTGGTCCTGTCCACATCTACCATTCCCAAAATGCTTggcatcttctggttcaattccagggagATTGGTTTCAATGCCTGCCTTGTCCAGCTGTACTTCATTCATTCTTTTTCAGTGATTGAATCCGGGATATTTGTGGCCATGGGTTTtgatcgctatgtggccatctgccatcccctgagacattctGCCATCCTGAATAACCACATGGTGGCCAAGATCAGCCTGGCTGTAATGTTGCGTGGTGGAATCCTTGCATTGCCCTACCCCTTCCTGGCGAGGCATtggccatattgcagaaccaacatcatccccTACACACAGTGTGAACACATGGatgtggtgaggctggcctgCGCTGATATCCGCGTCAGCAGTTACTATGGCCTCTTTGTGCTAATCTGTAGGATCGGTCTGGATGTGTTATTTATCACTGTGTCCTATATAcagatcctcagggccatcttcCACCTCCCCACAAAGGAAGCTCGGCTCAAGACCTTTGGAACCTGCACTTCACACATCTGTGTCATCCTAACATTTTACATTCCAACTGTCTTTTCCTCTCTTGCAGCCCGGTTTGGCTACAATATACCCCTGCATTTCTATATCCTCATTTCTAACATTTACCTCCTAGTGCCTCCCATGCTAAATCCTATCATTTATGGGGTGAGAACCAAACAGATCCGGGACAGGCTGCTCCAGCTTGTCACTTAG